A window from Triticum aestivum cultivar Chinese Spring chromosome 6D, IWGSC CS RefSeq v2.1, whole genome shotgun sequence encodes these proteins:
- the LOC123145177 gene encoding 60S ribosomal protein L12 translates to MPPKLDPSQIVEVYVRVTGGEVGAASSLAPKIGPLGLSPKKIGEDIAKETAKDWKGLRVTVKLTVQNRQAKVSVVPSAAALVIKALKEPERDRKKVKNIKHSGNISLDDVIEIAKIMKVRSMAKEMAGTVKEILGTCVSVGCTVDGKDPKDLQTEIDDGEVEIPA, encoded by the coding sequence ATGCCTCCCAAGCTCGACCCGTCCCAGATCGTGGAGGTGTATGTCCGCGTCACCGGCGGGGAGGTCGGCGCTGCGTCGTCCCTGGCCCCCAAGATCGGCCCGCTCGGTCTCTCCCCAAAGAAGATCGGAGAAGACATCGCCAAGGAGACGGCCAAGGACTGGAAGGGCCTCCGCGTCACCGTCAAGCTCACCGTGCAGAATCGCCAGGCCAAGGTGTCCGTCGTCCCCTCCGCCGCAGCCCTCGTCATCAAGGCGCTCAAGGAGCCCGAGAGGGACCGCAAGAAGGTCAAGAACATCAAGCACAGCGGCAACATCAGCCTCGACGACGTCATCGAGATCGCCAAGATCATGAAGGTCCGCTCCATGGCCAAGGAGATGGCCGGCACCGTCAAGGAGATCCTTGGCACCTGCGTCAGCGTCGGCTGCACCGTCGACGGCAAGGACCCCAAGGATCTGCAGACGGAGATCGACGACGGCGAGGTGGAGATCCCCGCTTAA
- the LOC123145175 gene encoding uncharacterized protein produces MTPSPASTSAPDLGMLGRRLVLLPASAAASLVRGERRRARLRLGCVLEHVAPRLALASAALVGAGEVIAAAAVAGGSGGAVHGAVASTIAQLAVSAVAIASGACLSTKVDFLWPRIEQLPDTLVFEGVEVTGYQIFEDPKVQKAIAFASTAHIGQFRRTGDPYVTHCIHTGKILAALVPSTGERAINTVVAGILHDVIDDTAENLKSVAEQFGDDVASLVSGVSKLSYINQLLRRHRQKNTGGSTLTSEEANNLRAMLLGMVDDPRVVLIKLADRLHNMRTIYALPIPKAEAVAQETLAVWCSLASRLGVWALKAELEDLCFAVLQPQVFMKIRSELTSMWNSTSKDKSMRRSSIRSDLLASTKEVHATSTHDLLSSNDQEQSNMEDLLRAVLPFDLFLDRRRRSDFLNNLQSNSEASIRKPKIVDDAAIALTSLAACEEELQQELLITTSYIPGMEVRLSSRLKSLYSIYCKMKRKRVGIRQVYDARALRVIVGDKNGALHGPAVRSCYSILDIVHRLWTPIDGEFDDYIINPKGSGYQSLHTAVQASDSSPLEVQIRTQRMHEYAEYGLAAHWLYKESSVNTGSGMGNKIKQSTSYASSSSEDEITDGVPSKYISMKVGHPVLRIDGNHLLAAVIVSIEKGGKELLVAVRFTLEASEDVAERRSSFQLKRWEAYARLHKKVTEKWWCAPGHGDWSTNLEKYTLCRDGIYHKQDQFGRLLPTFIQIIDLTEEEEEEYWMVVSAVFEGKETSTLTSESSNGDRSTSDLPISTPLSDPINNKVHLLRTMLQWEEQVRRRASVAERSLGSLTDPILREVAIICWPYGKIMRMSTGSTAADAGRRMGVDGKLLWVNGQLVLPQTELKDGDIVEVRT; encoded by the exons ATGACGCCGTCGCCGGCGTCCACGTCAGCCCCCGACCTCGGCATGCTGGGCCGCCGCCTCGTGCTGCTTCCGGCGAGCGCCGCGGCGTCGTTGGTGCGCGGGGAGCGGAGGAGGGCGCGGTTGCGGCTGGGGTGCGTGCTCGAGCACGTGGCCCCGCGGCTCGCGCTGGCCTCAGCCGCGCTCGTAGGGGCCGGGGAGGTGATCGCCGCGGCCGCCGTCGCGGGGGGAAGCGGCGGCGCGGTTCACGGCGCCGTGGCATCCACGATCGCGCAACTGGCGGTCTCGGCCGTGGCGATCGCGTCCGGGGCGTGCCTGTCGACCAAGGTCGACTTCCTCTGGCCTCGCATCGAGCAGCTGCCTG ATACTCTTGTATTTGAAGGAGTGGAGGTGACAGGATATCAAATATTTGAGGATCCAAAG GTGCAGAAAGCAATTGCATTTGCAAGTACAGCTCACATTGGGCAATTTAGGAGAACAGGTGACCCATATGTTACACACTGCATACATACGGGAAAAATCTTAGCTGCCTTGGTCCCATCCACTGGAGAAAGA GCAATCAATACCGTTGTTGCTGGTATTCTTCATGATGTTATTGATGATACAGCTGAGAACCTGAAGAGCGTAGCAGAGCAATTTGGGGATGATGTTGCAAGCTTGGTATCTGGTGTATCAAAACTGAGCTACATAAATCAG CTACTGCGCAGGCATCGGCAAAAAAACACTGGCGGAAGCACTCTTACTTCTGAAGAA GCAAACAACCTGCGTGCTATGCTATTGGGGATGGTTGATGATCCTCGTGTGGTGCTTATCAAGCTGGCAGACCGCTTGCACAATATGCGAACAAT CTATGCTCTTCCCATTCCAAAAGCTGAGGCTGTTGCTCAAGAGACATTAGCTGTCTGGTGCTCACTTGCTTCTCGATTGGGAGTCTGGGCTTTGAAAGCTGAGCTAGAAGACTTATGCTTTGCTGTCCTTCAG CCCCAAGTTTTCATGAAAATACGATCTGAACTTACTTCGATGTGGAATTCTACCAGCAAGGATAAAAGCATGAGAAGGTCATCAATTAGAAGTGATTTGCTTGCCTCCACGAAGGAAGTGCACGCGACTTCCACCCATGATTTACTTAGTTCGAACGACCAAGAACAATCAAATATGGAG GATTTATTGCGAGCTGTATTGCCATTTGACCTCTTTTTGGATCGGAGAAGGCGCTCTGACTTCCTTAATAATCTCCAAAGTAATTCTGAAGCATCCATACGAAAGCCTAAAATTGTTGATGACGCTGCTATTGCATTAACATCTTTAGCAGCTTGTGAGGAAGAACTTCAGCAGGAATTGCTTATAACAACGTC GTATATACCTGGGATGGAAGTTAGGCTGTCAAGTAGACTGAAAAGCTTATATAGCATCTACTGTAAG ATGAAAAGGAAACGTGTAGGCATTAGACAAGTATACGATGCTCGTGCGTTGAGGGTGATTGTTGGAGACAAAAATGGTGCATTGCATGGACCTGCAGTCAGGAGTTGCTACAGCATCCTTGATATAGTACACAG GTTATGGACTCCAATCGATGGGGAGTTCGATGACTATATTATCAACCCTAAGGGCAGCGGTTACCAA TCACTCCATACAGCAGTTCAGGCATCCGATAGCTCACCGCTGGAGGTCCAAATTAGGACCCAG CGAATGCATGAGTATGCAGAGTATGGACTGGCTGCGCATTGGTTGTACAAGGAGAGCAGTGTTAACACGGGAAGTGGCATGGGTAACAAGATAAAACAAAGTACGTCGTATGCATCAAGTTCTTCAGAAGATGAAATAACAGACGGGGTGCCCTCAAAGTATATTTCTATGAAAGTGGGGCATCCGGTCCTCAGAATTGATGGTAATCACTTACTGGCAGCTGTCATTGTCAG CATAGAGAAAGGGGGTAAAGAATTGCTTGTTGCTGTACGTTTTACCCTTGAAGCTTCTGAAGATGTAGCTGAGCGGCGATCTTCCTTTCAGTTGAAGCGTTGGGAGGCTTATGCTAGGCTTCATAAGAAG GTAACTGAGAAATGGTGGTGTGCACCAGGACATGGTGACTGGTCAACAAACCTGGAGAAGTACACACTATGCCGGGATGGTATATACCATAAG CAAGACCAATTTGGGAGACTTTTGCCGACATTTATTCAAATAATTGATTtgacggaagaggaagaggaggagtactGGATGGTTGTATCTGCAGTATTTGAAGGCAAAGAAACCTCCACTCTGACATCTGAATCGAGCAACGGTGATAGATCAACTTCCGACCTTCCAATCTCTACTCCCTTGAGTGATCCCATCAACAACAAG GTTCATTTGCTCAGGACAATGCTTCAATGGGAGGAGCAAGTACGCCGTCGAGCATCGGTAGCGGAGAGAAGTCTCGGCTCGCTGACCGATCCAATTCTTCGTGAGGTGGCCATCATCTGCTGGCCGTATGGGAAGATAATGAGGATGAGTACTGGCAGCACAGCCGCTGACGCCGGTAGAAGAATGGGCGTGGATGGGAAGCTGCTTTGGGTCAATGGCCAACTTGTGCTGCCTCAAACCGAGCTCAAGGATGGAGATATAGTGGAAGTGAGGACGTAG
- the LOC123145176 gene encoding nucleolar protein dao-5, which produces MEMEMQTAAADMDFNALSRRELQALCKLNGVRANMTNLAMVEALQSLAAVDGIDQIGTTLCLPTPGKSAMKSVLKATPAAADDQQQLGSPLPRGRRVSVKSPEAIRMDVEEGEDEMKRNLTKEIVRTPGVALRSTSRRPRATPAPLPPTPAAGPLRRSQRSIRKTEKAMEVEVSTTKRSTRKTARSKAMFDLDQEEADSTELKDEKVQEAEPKAVTSDEKCDDPEEEEEEVTKLPEEGNSKADEPEQGDEVVSSVVPTESADKSCEDSKLEEVVEEATKLQEEAAVEEEQKLASAEKSVPLSAMEDSPILGVLSKATPEPAINNVEGASTEDGESSKWSPVFEIVDEINSASEEKEVAAVEVPKEAINEDDFSSTAEASDVPNKMIPAAVTEKEVAGDDLKEDAFNSTVEASDALNEKMTPAAVTEKEVSADDFQEDAFNSTVKASDALNEMTPAAVTEKEVAAADFKEDALHSTIETADAPNKMTPAAVTEKDVAADDIKENAFSSTVETADAPTKMIPAAVTEKEVAADDSPQSDLTEEESAEENDLDGVGSEEDDLSEYSSEEDDLSEYSSEEDSLEEEDMQKVSDSAVVNFYSDEEEDLEEEDMQKANDSTEANFDSNKEEEDLKMLETVEKPKENEESGEEDDFSADLSSEFDDVEFSDAETESHSSQVALEAIHAATPASSAAKTVDSATTNMSLRKLKSALKEGFEELEAKTVDSVITEELEESSEGSEVSQHAETIVETLDKVIITEDKREECAKQNVALANMSLRKLKSALKEGLIAAKEGKNLAITTDEGSRVALAELDDNAEY; this is translated from the exons ATGGAGATGGAGATgcagacggcggcggcggacatggACTTCAACGCCCTCTCGCGCCGCGAGCTCCAGGCGCTCTGCAAGCTCAACGGCGTCCGCGCCAACATGACCAACCTCGCCATGGTCGAGGCCCTCCAGTCCCTCGCCGCG GTGGATGGGATCGACCAGATCGGCACCACGCTCTGCCTCCCGACCCCAGGCAAGTCGGCGATGAAGTCGGTCCTCAAGGCCACGCCGGCGGCCGCGGATGACCAGCAGCAGCTAGGGAGCCCGCTCCCGCGCGGCCGCCGCGTCTCGGTCAAGTCGCCCGAGGCCATCCGGATGGACGTCGAGGAGGGCGAGGACGAGATGAAGCGGAATCTCACCAAGGAGATCGTGAGGACCCCCGGCGTCGCGCTGCgcagcaccagccgccgcccgcgggCCACGCCCGCACCCCTCCCCCCGACTCCCGCGGCGGGCCCTCTGCGGAGGAGCCAGAGATCGATCAGGAAGACTGAGAAGGCCATGGAGGTCGAGGTGTCCACCACAAAGAGATCGACTAGGAAGACTGCGAGATCGAAGGCGATGTTTGATTTGGACCAGGAAGAGGCGGATTCGACCGAACTCAAGGATGAGAAGGTGCAGGAAGCAGAGCCCAAGG CCGTTACTTCTGATGAGAAGTGCGATGatcctgaggaggaggaggaggaagttacAAAGCTTCCGGAAGAAGGAAACAGCAAAGCGGATGAACCTGAGCAGGGAGATGAAG TGGTTTCTTCTGTTGTGCCCACTGAATCTGCTGACAAGAGCTGTGAAGATTCTAAGCTGGAGGAAGTTGTGGAAGAGGCTACCAAGCTCCAGGAAG AAGCTGCAGTTgaggaagaacagaagcttgccaGTGCTGAGAAGTCTGTTCCCTTGTCAGCAATGGAGGATTCACCTATCTTAGGTGTCCTTTCCAAGGCCACACCTGAACCAGCTATCAATAACGTTGAAGGTGCCTCAACTGAAGATGGTGAAAGCAGCAAATGGTCACCTGTGTTCGAGATAGTTGATGAGATCAACAGTGCCAGTGAAGAAAAGGAAGTAGCTGCTGTTGAAGTGCCAAAGGAAGCCATCAACGAAGATGATTTCAGTTCCACCGCTGAGGCATCTGATGTTCCTAACAAGATGATCCCAGCTGCTGTGACAGAGAAGGAAGTCGCTGGTGATGATTTGAAGGAAGATGCTTTCAATTCCACCGTTGAGGCTTCTGATGCTCTTAACGAGAAGATGACCCCAGCTGCTGTGACAGAGAAGGAAGTTTCTGCTGATGATTTCCAGGAAGATGCTTTCAATTCCACCGTTAAGGCTTCTGATGCTCTCAATGAGATGACCCCAGCTGCTGTGACAGAGAAGGAAGTTGCTGCTGCTGATTTCAAGGAAGATGCTCTCCATTCCACCATTGAGACTGCTGATGCTCCTAACAAGATGACACCAGCTGCGGTGACCGAGAAGGATGTTGCTGCTGATGATATTAAGGAAAATGCTTTCAGTTCCACCGTTGAGACTGCTGATGCTCCTACCAAGATGATCCCAGCTGCTGTTACAGAGAAGGAAGTCGCTGCTGATGATTCGCCGCAGAGTGATCTGACAGAAGAGGAGAGTGCTGAGGAAAATGACCTCGATGGAGTGGGCAGTGAGGAGGATGACCTCAGTGAGTACAGCAGCGAGGAGGATGACCTCAGTGAGTACAGCAGCGAGGAGGATTCCCTCGAGGAGGAGGATATGCAGAAGGTGAGCGACTCCGCTGTCGTGAACTTTTATTCTGATGAAGAGGAGGACCTTGAGGAGGAGGATATGCAGAAGGCTAATGACTCCACTGAAGCTAACTTTGATTCTAATAAAGAAGAGGAGGATCTCAAGATGCTGGAGACAGTTGAAAAGCCTAAAGAAAATGAGGAGAGTGGAGAGGAAGATGATTTCAGCGCTGATCTGTCATCAGAGTTTGACGATGTTGAATTCAGTGATGCTGAAACTGAAAGCCACAGCTCTCAGGTGGCGCTTGAGGCAATCCATGCTGCTACTCCTGCCTCATCTGCAGCCAAGACTGTTGACTCTGCCACCACTAACATGAGCTTAAGGAAGCTTAAAAGTGCTTTGAAGGAGGGTTTTGAAGAACTTGAAGCCAAGACTGTTGACTCTGTCATCACCGAAGAACTTGAAGAATCCAGCGAGGGCAGTGAGGTTTCTCAGCACGCCGAGACCATTGTCGAGACACTGGACAAGGTCATCATCACTGAGGATAAGAGAGAAGAGTGTGCAAAGCAAAATGTCGCCCTTGCTAACATGAGCCTAAGGAAGCTTAAGAGTGCTTTAAAGGAGGGTCTTATTGCTGCCAAG GAAGGGAAGAACCTGGCCATCACCACCGATGAAGGCAGCAGGGTGGCCCTCGCGGAGCTGGATGACAACGCCGAGTACTGA